The genomic window GGCCGAGCACGACGAGCGGCGTCGCGGTCCGAGAGAACAAGCGGCGAGGCACCATGACGAGTCTCCTTCCACGTATGGTTTCGTTCGTCCCGAAGTTGCCGGCCGGGGCATGACGAGGACATCGTCAGCCGGGACGATCAGGCCAGAGGTATCCGGCGACCAACGCGTGGCGAGCGACAGACACGCCGCGACATGGTCCAGATGACGATTCGGTTCGCACCCCCCCGACGGCTCGAGCTCCCGGGCTCCGCCCGTGTCCTCGCTGCCGCCCCAGTATCCCTCCCCCTGCGGGGAGGGATTTCCAGAAAGGACGATGGCGCGATGTCGCTATTCGCAAGACTGCTGCAAGCCGTTCGCTCGTGGCGCCGCCGTCGGGGTGGCTCGAAGCCCGTCCGATACGCCGGGATCGCCATGGAACAGCTTGATCATCGGCAACTCCTGAGCGTTACCTTCACGGGAAACGTTACGACCGATTTCCCCTCTACAACGAGTCCAGGCGTCGTGGTCCTACCCGACAACGCCCTGGTCCAGCACCCCACGATCGCCCCTCAGATCTCCGGGATCGTCAAGGTCTCGGGGTTCGACGTCTCGGGCCTGCGGGTCAGCTACGACGCCACGGATGACACCCTCAGCGTCGGGATCGAGCAGCCCGCGAGCCAGAACCACGCGGGCCCCGTGATCGCGGGCGATGCAGACAATAATGGAAACTCGGGAACCGTCAACCCCGCTGTGACGTCCACGCCCGGGTTCGCGGGGTTCCAGGACGTCCCCGACCTGGGCGGAACCGAGCACATGGGGATCTTCCTGGACTTCCTGGGGACCGGCGAGCCCCAGATCGTCGCGGGATTCTCGACGACGCCCCCGGCCGGCCAGGCGGCGAAGCCCTTCCAGGTCGCCACCGCGATCCCGACGGGCCCCAACGCCGCGCCGCTGTTCGGGACGGAGCTGCCCCAGTTCGAGGGCAACCTCTACCTGGTCAACTCGATCAACAACCCCAATCTCGAGTTCTCGATCACCCACTTCTCGCAGCTCTATCAGCAGGTCACCGGCACGCCGATGACCCCGTCCTCCGTCCTGGCGATGGGGGCCTTCGGGGGCTCCGGCCAGGACATCGGGATCAGCGAGGCCTTCTTCCCCGAGCAGACGTTCACCATCGGGAAGGCCACCCTCCCGCCGCCCGCCACCTGCCCGCCGATCTCGCCGACGATCCTCATCAACCCCCACGAGCACCGGATCATCGACACGGCCCACCGCGACCTGGTCCGGGTCTACGTGTTCGGGACCTCCGGCTTCGACGTCACCACCATCGACCCGGCGACCGCCCGGCTCGCCGGCGCCTCGCCGATCACCTACTTCACCCGGAAGTGGCCCCACAGCGAGTTCCCGGTCGAGACCTTCGTCTTCAACGCCAGGGACCTCAACCTTCCCCCGGGGATGACGACCGCCACCTTCACCGCCTCCACCCGGAGCGGCCAGCAGATCACCTCGGCGCGGGAAGTCCTGAACATCCCGTTCGCCCCGCAGCGGGCGGTGGGCTACCTCCGCACCCGGATCGGGTATGAGAGCGCCTACAAGCGCCTCGACGCGGCGGGCAAGCAGTCGGTCGCGGGCAGCGGGGGCGCGGCGTCCTCGGTCAACCTCGGGGCCACCTCCCAGGCCGCCGCCCGGGCCGTGCGGGTCAACTACAACAGCATGGTGTCCGGCACGGGGGCGACCACCCCGGTCCTGACCCCGAGGGAAGTGGTGTCGGTCCGCCGGTCCTCCTCCGCGCCGTCGCAGCAGGCGAAGGTCTCCCGCAGGCTCAACGCCAGCATGAGTGCTTTCCTCAGCCAGGCCGGCGCGAGCTGACCGCGTCGGCCCGCTTCCGGACAGGTCGCGTCCCGCCCCGCCCCGCCCGGGCCGCCGTCTCCAGACGTCGGCCCGGGCGGCGTCGCGTTATGCCGCGATCGGAGGCGATCCGGAGCATCGCTTTCGACGGCCGGCCGGCGGTACAATGGCCCACCTCCTGCCCCCCGAAATCCCTTCGGAGTCGAGCGCGATGGCCGACCACACCCCCTATCAAAAGAAGATCATCGATCGCTATTACCGGAACTACGACGCCATCAAGCACCAGCAGCTCTCCGAGCTCGCCACAGAGCTTTACCTGGCGGAGGGCAAGAAGAAGGACCGCCTCTGGAAGCGCGTGGAGGAGAGCCTCGCCAAGCTCGAATTCCCGCAGTCTCGGATCGACCACCTCATGAAGGTCCGGGACCCCTCGCTCCTCGTCGGCATCCTCGGCGAGCTCGAGGGCGGGGCCTCCCGGTAAGCCCGGATCGCGTCCGGCCTGATCCGAGCGGGGCCGCGTCGGGAATCGTCGCGTGCGACCGGACTCGCTGGGTTTTCGTTGACTCAGTATGGGAGCCAAAGCTGGCCGTGAAGGTGCGATCAGCGCTTTTTGCAACAGTAGTACCGGAAGGGGTTTGGCATTACAAGAAGACAAAGCCGAAGCTCCACGCCTTGTTTTTCTCATCAAGAACTTGTTGACCGCCAAACAATCGTTTCGTACATTTCGTTTCGGGAGAGGAGGCCGGCCTTTTGTGACCGGACGGACAACGGAGTTCGTCCTGATGTGGCCGGCCTGATGCGTTCCCTTTGCGAACGATCATGACCCTCATCGGTGAGACCCGAACTATGACGTCGTTGGCCCAGCGCGTCCGAGATCTTCGCTATTCCAAGGGATGGGGCCCGGATGAGCTCGCGAGCCGGGCGGAGATCTCCCGGACGGCGCTCTATCAAATCGAGAGCGGCAAGACCGGGCTGCCGCGTGCGGGGACGCTGCAACGCATTGCACTTGCGCTCGACGTGCCCATGGACGAGCTGCTCGCGGACGGCGAGACGACCGTCGCGACCGGCGTCCGCCCGGTGAGGGCGCAGTCGGTCACCAGCCGGACGGAAGAGCTCAAGGATTGGATCACGGCCGAGGGTGCCTCGCTCAGCCCCGCCCCGAATGGCTACAACGGCCAGGGGCACGCCGCGACGGTCCTGCTCGACGACCTGCGGGCCGACTCCGGCCGCTTCGAGATGGACGCCCATCGACGCACGTCCCCGTTCGCATGCGACCCGCTGCTGATGAGGGAAGGCGAGCTTATGTCCAAGCTCCACGACCTCATTCACTCAAGGATGGGCTCCGGCGTGGCTCGAATCATCGACGATCTGCACGCGTTCGTCCAGCGGGGACGGACCGGCACTTGAGGAGAATTCCCTCCAGGTCGCGAATTATCGGATAGATTTCCTCAAGGATCTCCGCCGTGCGGACGACGCGAGCTTCCCGGTAGCATCCCGGCGACCCCATCCTTGAGGCCCCTCATGCGCTCCCTTGCTATGTCGCGGATTGGACTCGCGGCCTCCTCACTCTCTTTGGCCTTCCTGACATGGCTGGCCGGCGACGCCCGCGGACAACAACCGCGGACGTCGCGGCCGTCACGCGCGATCGCCCCCGCGTCGGCGGCGGCCTGCGAGCCCTGCGGCCAGCCGGCGGCCCTGGGGACCTTCGCGGCCACGCCCTACATCATGGTGCGCGGCAACTGGCCTGCGGGTG from Aquisphaera giovannonii includes these protein-coding regions:
- a CDS encoding helix-turn-helix domain-containing protein, whose translation is MTSLAQRVRDLRYSKGWGPDELASRAEISRTALYQIESGKTGLPRAGTLQRIALALDVPMDELLADGETTVATGVRPVRAQSVTSRTEELKDWITAEGASLSPAPNGYNGQGHAATVLLDDLRADSGRFEMDAHRRTSPFACDPLLMREGELMSKLHDLIHSRMGSGVARIIDDLHAFVQRGRTGT